ACACCATTTTGAATAACGACTACACCAGGAATACCAACAACTGTTGAGTTAATCGGAACATCTTTTAACACGACAGAACCTGCTCCCACTTTACTATTTTCTCCAATTGTAATGGATCCTAAAACCTTTGCACCTGTTGCTACTAGCACATTATCGGCAAGGGTGGGATGTCTTTTTCCTTTTTCTTTTCCTGTCCCCCCCAATGTAACCCCTTGATAAATTGTACAATCCTCTCCAATTTCACAAGTTTCCCCAATAACTACACCCATTCCGTGGTCAATAAAAAATCGTCTGCCGATTTTAGCACCTGGATGAATTTCGATTCCTGTAAAAAAACGGCTAATTTGCGAAATGATCCGCGCAAGGAAAAATAGCCTCTTTTTATATAGAGCGTGGGCAATTCG
The nucleotide sequence above comes from Psychrobacillus glaciei. Encoded proteins:
- the cysE gene encoding serine O-acetyltransferase; protein product: MFERMKEDIAVVFEQDPAATSMLEVVLTYSGLHAIWSHRIAHALYKKRLFFLARIISQISRFFTGIEIHPGAKIGRRFFIDHGMGVVIGETCEIGEDCTIYQGVTLGGTGKEKGKRHPTLADNVLVATGAKVLGSITIGENSKVGAGSVVLKDVPINSTVVGIPGVVVIQNGVKLKRNLNHQDLPDPFADRCKKMENEIKVLQEEIERLTKVEEMKEYGNSNF